A portion of the Pseudomonas sp. GR 6-02 genome contains these proteins:
- a CDS encoding trypsin-like serine peptidase, with translation MRLQHPMLGVFKRAVEESFSQTDMQSLLLQRFGLPYNTFTNSFLPWKTQVIEVIDYFQLRFTTEQLIAAVRDARPSVVEVGQVAATVGFGVTPALSDLEVLIRAGTPYQDVDAFRSKLASLEAAVCQIDTGAGFGTGTLIAEDLVLTNHHVIASKISSEGKLTGPVICRFDYKSNGAGYTTPALDVMANALLAFSPHASEDLINGPMATDSGALDYAILKLERKLAKEPIVADGDPRGRIDVSAPSAIAMNAGLLLLQHPGGKPMKIDLGSVLNLGATRFRHSVNTEPGSSGAPVFDAALCLIGIHHAGQSGGPAKVPYNEGIPLGAILADARANNVGV, from the coding sequence ATGCGACTTCAACACCCGATGCTGGGCGTATTCAAAAGAGCCGTTGAGGAAAGTTTCAGCCAGACTGACATGCAGTCACTGCTGCTACAGCGTTTCGGCCTCCCATATAATACATTTACCAACTCATTTTTGCCCTGGAAAACCCAGGTTATTGAAGTCATTGACTATTTCCAACTTCGGTTCACTACCGAGCAATTGATCGCGGCTGTACGAGATGCTCGCCCCAGTGTGGTCGAGGTCGGCCAGGTAGCTGCCACCGTGGGCTTTGGTGTGACACCGGCACTGTCAGACTTGGAAGTACTAATTCGAGCAGGCACGCCTTATCAGGACGTCGATGCGTTCCGAAGTAAACTAGCATCCCTTGAAGCGGCGGTATGCCAGATCGACACAGGAGCCGGGTTTGGCACCGGAACACTGATCGCTGAGGACTTGGTATTAACCAATCATCATGTGATCGCCTCCAAGATTAGCAGCGAAGGTAAATTGACCGGTCCGGTAATTTGCCGCTTCGACTACAAAAGCAACGGTGCAGGCTATACGACTCCGGCGCTGGACGTGATGGCCAACGCCCTGCTCGCCTTCAGTCCCCACGCGTCGGAAGATCTGATTAACGGGCCTATGGCCACCGATTCCGGCGCACTTGACTATGCAATCCTCAAACTCGAGCGGAAGCTGGCCAAAGAACCTATCGTGGCAGACGGCGATCCGCGTGGTCGGATCGACGTTTCGGCCCCCTCGGCCATTGCGATGAATGCTGGTCTGCTGCTACTGCAGCATCCTGGTGGCAAACCGATGAAGATCGACCTCGGATCTGTGCTCAACCTCGGCGCTACTCGCTTTCGCCATAGCGTAAATACCGAACCAGGTTCTTCCGGTGCGCCCGTATTCGATGCCGCACTCTGCCTGATCGGCATCCACCACGCCGGACAGAGCGGCGGGCCTGCGAAAGTGCCATACAACGAAGGTATTCCGTTGGGCGCAATTCTCGCCGATGCGCGCGCGAATAATGTGGGGGTGTGA
- a CDS encoding DUF1353 domain-containing protein gives MNTKPTTTFNDFEDAVDFVDGLLAKQPDASESALETLVDFGKFEGMPAQIELDDDGRSARLLRAITYYSPKGLDWPVPVGAWLDGASIPRIFWTIIGGPFEGKYRNASIVHDHYCIAQTRSWRDTHLMFHDAMRCSGVGKTQATVMYYAVYRFGPRWGVAGLESLTSAADEIRDANADSFVQDAMRIVAEELGPEAASKLADAHTI, from the coding sequence ATGAACACGAAACCAACCACGACCTTCAACGATTTCGAGGACGCCGTTGACTTTGTCGATGGCCTCCTTGCCAAGCAACCCGACGCGTCCGAATCGGCACTCGAGACGCTTGTCGATTTCGGTAAGTTCGAAGGGATGCCTGCACAGATCGAACTGGACGATGATGGTCGCAGCGCACGACTTCTGCGCGCGATCACTTATTACAGCCCCAAAGGCCTAGATTGGCCGGTACCGGTTGGTGCTTGGCTCGACGGTGCATCTATCCCGCGAATCTTCTGGACAATAATTGGCGGGCCCTTCGAGGGTAAATATCGCAACGCTTCGATCGTTCATGATCATTATTGCATAGCCCAAACCCGCAGTTGGCGCGATACTCACCTTATGTTCCATGACGCAATGCGCTGTAGTGGCGTTGGTAAAACCCAAGCCACTGTTATGTACTATGCGGTTTATCGCTTCGGGCCGAGATGGGGCGTGGCTGGACTCGAATCGCTCACCAGTGCAGCGGACGAGATTAGAGACGCAAATGCGGATTCATTCGTGCAGGATGCCATGCGCATTGTAGCGGAGGAATTAGGGCCAGAGGCGGCATCCAAACTTGCAGACGCGCACACCATTTAA
- a CDS encoding SIR2 family protein — translation MDMNNTALNLEYASKRIKPSKDTILVIGTGMSMGLTDGQVPQLAWTGLIRSGFRYAVEIGKIQQASAENWLKLLDGSPTTTEILHVAGFLSGSLSSGDGYDYAAWLTKEFSEVEIHNEALANTVRALSDAGVKICTLNYDSLLENVTNLSPVYMTESDEVIEWFKGERKGILHLHGHWKKPDTCILSSGDYETTIQSSTRNFFQQHLTVFENLVFVGCGGTFEDPNFDKTLGWLRKELKSTKHSTFALIKDSEVTARKADAAWKNIVEPIGFGTNHSSLGQFLDGLFHEVTSQNHGAYPDLRGNTAIQRMEQGQKTATLDGIHSPLPPAPQAHSVRHAQSFQAEQILNLHRRLWLAADWGMEEDEFISALIARISNKTNKVYSVNIGNYTDKASFYRQIEELLGASFESFCSTLSLIDQPYLLLRDVPLDTCDDKEKLQADLLSLTDILTSFCPNLRMILISRNLPAWRNEAVELTALDGADTRAYIESHLLYQGGLGNDDFTQLYEHTNGVPRIIKEALDKLVVASLEEIISERGSSRINLTGRFGDSIKALSTAKEIEKRYAFSLLKSLAAFPYGEYLDNIKRVDRSKKYSIDHVVILQREGFIYVEDQDSFGHTGTRGSKKRLIVTRPVRQWLAQETKRKEIAKIKNQAYQLYFGEDWETLNPKLHHIFKANDISEKSSEINNAKYFIVEVFVEGKTNERWRTVGMELASQFCATVSKKSYYKVVQDLYIALKSMLDSWDKDQKYWFFIYLCAQSIRMVGDKANAGEALQMLLGCQDHIDQPKLIGSIKLHIAMIYSGRKDHAQAVEYATLAQKLSKGSVAMQAAHIALSNSDLSTREADISKIQAKAKTKASTLYANIALDRADDLEAPARAEMLKELVEYCHENKDLYNQIRATLAYADSLMTVRGSLDANEISTLISIYHHLYHDNLTPLHSKCHRILWAAFEVNNDYINLLQLFKYSSLYWRLRDEQKPELEAVNKFKTLGLPETMPERDSAVSYYYGRLATIEI, via the coding sequence ATGGATATGAACAACACGGCTTTAAATCTGGAATACGCAAGCAAACGCATCAAACCGAGCAAAGACACCATCTTGGTCATCGGCACAGGCATGAGTATGGGGCTGACCGATGGACAAGTCCCCCAGCTTGCCTGGACTGGGCTGATTCGAAGCGGATTTCGCTACGCTGTCGAGATCGGGAAAATCCAACAGGCCAGCGCTGAGAACTGGCTAAAGCTTTTAGACGGGTCGCCGACCACTACCGAGATCCTGCATGTGGCCGGTTTCCTGTCGGGTAGCCTGTCCAGCGGCGATGGTTACGATTACGCCGCATGGCTGACAAAAGAGTTCAGTGAAGTCGAGATTCACAACGAGGCGCTTGCCAATACCGTCAGGGCTTTATCGGACGCAGGGGTAAAAATTTGCACTCTCAACTATGACTCGTTGCTAGAGAATGTCACCAACCTTTCACCCGTGTATATGACCGAGTCAGATGAGGTCATCGAGTGGTTCAAAGGCGAGCGTAAAGGCATTCTTCACCTACACGGCCACTGGAAGAAGCCCGACACCTGCATTCTGAGCAGTGGAGATTATGAAACCACGATACAAAGCAGTACACGCAACTTCTTCCAGCAGCACCTGACAGTGTTTGAAAACCTAGTGTTCGTAGGTTGCGGAGGCACGTTTGAAGACCCCAATTTCGACAAAACGCTCGGCTGGCTGAGAAAAGAGCTCAAGTCGACCAAGCACTCTACTTTTGCACTGATCAAGGATTCAGAAGTCACTGCGCGTAAAGCGGATGCAGCATGGAAAAATATCGTCGAGCCAATCGGCTTCGGCACGAATCATTCGTCTCTTGGGCAGTTCCTTGATGGACTGTTCCACGAGGTTACAAGTCAGAACCATGGGGCGTACCCAGATCTGCGAGGCAACACCGCTATCCAACGTATGGAGCAAGGGCAAAAGACCGCCACCCTGGATGGCATTCATAGCCCGCTCCCCCCAGCACCTCAAGCTCACAGCGTCAGGCACGCCCAGTCATTCCAAGCGGAGCAGATCCTGAATCTCCACAGACGCTTGTGGTTGGCTGCTGACTGGGGGATGGAAGAAGATGAATTCATTTCCGCACTGATCGCGCGTATATCTAACAAAACCAACAAGGTTTATTCGGTAAACATTGGCAACTACACCGACAAAGCGTCCTTCTACCGCCAAATCGAAGAGCTTTTGGGCGCTTCATTCGAATCATTCTGTAGCACCTTGTCGCTCATTGACCAGCCTTACTTGCTTCTAAGGGACGTTCCGCTCGACACCTGTGACGACAAGGAAAAACTCCAAGCCGATCTCCTAAGCCTGACGGATATTCTTACTTCCTTTTGCCCGAATCTCCGGATGATTTTAATAAGTCGGAATCTGCCCGCCTGGAGAAACGAGGCGGTCGAGCTGACTGCTTTGGATGGTGCCGATACCAGGGCGTACATCGAGTCACACCTTCTCTACCAAGGCGGCTTGGGCAACGATGATTTCACGCAGCTTTATGAACACACCAACGGCGTCCCTCGGATCATCAAGGAAGCGCTGGATAAGCTTGTCGTCGCATCACTGGAAGAGATCATCAGTGAGCGAGGCAGCTCACGCATCAATCTGACGGGCCGCTTCGGAGACTCCATCAAGGCACTGTCAACTGCGAAGGAAATCGAAAAGCGCTATGCATTTTCTCTGCTTAAGAGCTTGGCTGCGTTCCCTTACGGCGAATACCTGGACAACATCAAGCGGGTCGATAGATCGAAGAAATATTCGATTGATCACGTGGTCATCCTCCAGCGAGAAGGTTTCATTTATGTGGAGGATCAGGACAGCTTCGGCCACACCGGCACCCGGGGTTCTAAAAAAAGGCTCATCGTCACCCGTCCTGTGAGGCAGTGGCTCGCCCAAGAGACGAAGCGCAAGGAAATCGCGAAGATCAAAAATCAGGCCTACCAGCTCTACTTCGGTGAAGATTGGGAGACCCTGAATCCCAAGCTGCATCATATCTTCAAGGCGAATGACATCAGCGAAAAATCGTCCGAGATCAACAACGCCAAGTACTTCATCGTTGAAGTCTTCGTCGAAGGCAAAACCAACGAAAGGTGGCGTACTGTTGGCATGGAACTCGCCTCGCAGTTCTGCGCGACAGTGAGCAAAAAATCTTATTACAAGGTCGTGCAGGACTTGTATATCGCGCTGAAGTCGATGCTAGATAGCTGGGATAAGGATCAAAAATACTGGTTCTTTATTTACTTATGCGCGCAGTCGATCCGGATGGTTGGTGACAAGGCAAATGCTGGTGAGGCACTCCAAATGCTGCTGGGGTGCCAGGATCACATTGATCAGCCAAAGCTGATAGGTTCGATCAAGCTGCATATCGCTATGATCTATTCAGGGAGGAAAGATCATGCCCAAGCTGTTGAGTATGCCACTCTGGCGCAGAAGCTGAGCAAGGGCAGCGTCGCGATGCAGGCCGCCCATATCGCGCTTTCAAACAGTGATCTCTCCACCAGAGAAGCTGATATATCAAAGATCCAGGCTAAGGCAAAAACCAAAGCAAGCACGCTGTACGCCAATATTGCGTTAGATCGTGCTGATGATCTCGAAGCTCCTGCCAGAGCCGAAATGCTCAAAGAGCTTGTCGAGTACTGTCACGAGAACAAAGACTTGTATAACCAAATCCGGGCGACGCTCGCCTACGCAGACTCACTTATGACAGTCCGCGGTTCGCTCGACGCTAATGAAATCTCCACGCTCATCAGCATTTACCACCATCTATACCATGACAATCTGACGCCACTACATTCAAAATGCCACCGCATCCTCTGGGCGGCTTTTGAGGTAAATAATGACTACATCAACCTGCTTCAGCTATTCAAGTACAGTTCACTCTACTGGCGGTTGCGTGACGAGCAGAAACCTGAGCTTGAAGCGGTGAATAAATTTAAAACTCTTGGCCTTCCCGAAACCATGCCCGAGCGTGATTCCGCAGTATCGTATTACTACGGAAGACTCGCAACGATCGAGATCTAA
- a CDS encoding KAP family P-loop NTPase fold protein, whose translation MQPHDSMPAVLDRQIANEQDDAFGHRHYAQALRSLVESERHQPPFSIGLLGGWGTGKSSIKELYTKGLEDDADAMQGNSARKNRFKSITFNAWRFGGKDQDIKRALLRHVFLELGGDEKTLHDKLFRNVTHTEQQWKGWKEYGLQLWRAWAMPLPAFVIAMGILLLFVWAGLQIAPADAPIVQSTLALILTVSYSYILKQLKPSKIDSFRSITKVSLPSASAEQYEEMLLEQLKEFKQPSKGFLSKTIPCERLVIFVDDLDRLSAEEMVLGLDAVRAFMEIPTDRLPKGLGLVFVISCDEAKVADALWRGRSHNPEQPGTVFSHNDARRYLDRIFQFRLEIPPPPRGDMRQFALKHLLTFTDIADDLNGKVVAAEQLIERMIHVNVVDPRNALQIVNAFAQSWWLAKRREQEGVNGRPGGLHDGAVTGYLESLAALSAAKVSFPDFYRDLQDDPEFLDRLTAVFVNDHPVLELPLDAQPLLLKRYVMLETDSKGGKTTKIREGCRELRQFLSSLVGIQWPVSLQSLLLLSEDPISRKFGSGTRIIYGLLVSGDTRGLIEHLSPRADQIMLSEDQARLLHQMIGELHLEPASRRHNAMRVVANLLNDLPPRTVRLVIGHLCTELAASSNLRSMVGVSKLASVLPLANSQQQQIVAAALVGDLCTEDAPFGLRLENMQTPSLDVAIDMAKAVAEIVLAVWKTQGLPAPQDQIFRQWLHTRSITVDGIAHSFPFSLLEEWIVSNEEMLLHTLGTDYATLLAVEVEAGRAAEINIPRAALRIGKLFEQMALAGEESRAELWPLVERYLSLTENDLKACAFTVLEQHHNLMSHQVLSQCLRKMTELLINHPDPSMDFDRGFRWLVQMTASRLDHLSEATKDSLLELIENITSDPYEDDAVALFEQLKRSDELLAKSAEGWVATLAGELPLKCCEALLKSYVRLPDDVKISIVAYLDSGFKTASLPARFDALYQIAVRAIPSTCWNEAELQSHLRTALSQLPSLVSRASNELSVLLQGLTQVYLNAEPPVVASGLENAFATAVSYPTQLNTLHKFFGEHWPSKDSVTPGNIPERIFNEAVTTMTSYPQEAKRDVLNSLQNMIEVGIVAPTHQPELITLACTVWQKHSAEAETFLAHTKASLTAAQVATLADAINWELEEEVERLEQIWNNVSQGLTAEEQRAATLLILAKGQQLGKTDLPDQCLSIWTRSLGMKAYSVLEQVMFGNGVTDATQRRLWRQIISLTQKPPAMALVELALKILEQASAPEVSAAVNPELKSITQHFTDQAERSGVASLLLKHVPRCPSIATKTNLADLAHSLGSPAVLKTVDATSLTEDDLKAIAEKFGEGRDMKSLRKRFDKAGG comes from the coding sequence ATGCAGCCCCATGATTCGATGCCGGCCGTGCTAGATCGGCAAATAGCAAACGAGCAAGATGACGCGTTTGGACACAGGCACTATGCCCAAGCACTACGCAGCCTGGTTGAATCCGAACGCCATCAACCTCCTTTTAGCATCGGCCTTCTAGGGGGGTGGGGCACGGGTAAAAGCTCGATCAAGGAGCTATACACGAAAGGCTTGGAGGACGACGCCGATGCTATGCAAGGAAACAGCGCTAGAAAGAATCGCTTCAAAAGCATCACCTTCAACGCTTGGCGCTTTGGTGGCAAGGACCAGGACATCAAACGCGCGCTGCTGCGCCATGTCTTTTTGGAGCTCGGAGGTGACGAGAAGACGCTCCATGACAAATTGTTCCGGAACGTGACGCACACAGAGCAGCAATGGAAAGGCTGGAAGGAGTATGGCCTTCAGCTATGGCGCGCCTGGGCAATGCCTCTGCCCGCATTCGTCATCGCGATGGGCATACTATTACTCTTCGTTTGGGCTGGCTTGCAGATTGCTCCAGCAGATGCTCCCATCGTCCAGTCCACGCTTGCACTGATACTGACGGTCTCCTACAGCTACATACTCAAACAGCTTAAACCCTCCAAGATCGATAGCTTTCGCTCAATCACTAAGGTTTCACTTCCTAGCGCGAGTGCTGAGCAGTACGAGGAAATGCTGCTGGAGCAACTAAAAGAATTTAAACAACCCTCCAAAGGCTTTCTGAGCAAGACCATTCCTTGCGAGCGCCTGGTCATTTTCGTCGATGACCTTGACCGACTTTCTGCCGAGGAGATGGTGCTCGGTCTTGATGCCGTTCGCGCGTTCATGGAGATTCCAACTGACAGACTTCCAAAAGGTCTTGGATTGGTATTCGTCATTTCCTGTGACGAGGCGAAGGTGGCTGATGCTCTTTGGCGCGGCCGCAGCCACAACCCGGAACAGCCGGGCACGGTGTTTAGCCACAATGATGCACGTCGATACTTGGATCGTATCTTCCAATTCCGCCTCGAAATACCACCACCTCCGCGCGGTGACATGCGTCAGTTCGCACTCAAGCATCTGCTGACATTTACAGACATTGCCGATGACCTTAACGGTAAGGTCGTAGCCGCTGAACAGCTGATTGAACGCATGATTCACGTGAACGTTGTCGACCCACGCAACGCGCTTCAGATCGTTAACGCGTTTGCTCAGTCATGGTGGCTGGCCAAGCGCCGAGAACAGGAGGGCGTCAATGGTCGTCCCGGTGGGTTGCATGATGGCGCTGTAACCGGATACCTGGAGTCGTTAGCTGCTCTCAGCGCAGCCAAAGTTAGCTTCCCTGATTTCTACCGTGATCTGCAGGATGATCCAGAGTTCCTTGATCGACTGACCGCGGTTTTTGTTAACGATCATCCAGTCTTGGAACTGCCCCTTGACGCTCAGCCTCTTTTACTTAAGCGTTATGTAATGTTGGAAACCGATAGCAAAGGGGGCAAGACCACAAAAATCCGGGAAGGATGCAGAGAGCTGCGGCAGTTTCTTTCCAGTCTGGTCGGTATCCAGTGGCCCGTTTCCCTTCAGAGTCTCCTGCTGCTATCTGAAGACCCTATCAGCCGCAAGTTCGGCTCGGGTACCCGCATAATCTACGGCCTGCTAGTGTCGGGCGATACCCGAGGGCTGATTGAACACCTTTCGCCGCGCGCCGACCAGATCATGCTTAGTGAAGATCAGGCTCGCCTGCTGCACCAGATGATCGGAGAACTGCACTTGGAGCCGGCAAGCCGGCGACACAACGCGATGCGTGTCGTGGCTAACCTTCTGAACGACCTGCCTCCCCGAACTGTACGGTTGGTAATCGGTCACCTATGCACGGAGTTGGCGGCGTCCAGTAACTTGAGGTCGATGGTCGGCGTGTCGAAGCTGGCTTCGGTTTTGCCACTTGCTAACAGCCAGCAACAGCAAATCGTAGCCGCAGCCCTCGTCGGCGACCTTTGTACAGAGGATGCTCCTTTCGGCTTGCGCCTCGAAAACATGCAGACACCGAGTTTGGATGTCGCTATAGACATGGCAAAAGCAGTAGCCGAGATTGTTCTCGCTGTGTGGAAGACTCAAGGGCTTCCTGCCCCCCAAGATCAAATATTCAGGCAGTGGCTCCACACGCGATCCATCACCGTCGACGGCATAGCGCACTCATTTCCATTCAGCTTACTGGAAGAATGGATCGTTAGTAATGAGGAAATGCTTCTCCACACTCTGGGCACGGACTACGCGACCTTGCTTGCAGTTGAGGTTGAGGCAGGCCGCGCTGCGGAGATCAATATCCCTAGGGCGGCGTTACGGATCGGTAAGCTTTTCGAGCAGATGGCGTTGGCTGGTGAGGAAAGTCGGGCTGAGTTGTGGCCGTTGGTTGAGCGTTACCTGAGCCTGACAGAGAATGACCTCAAAGCCTGTGCATTTACTGTCCTTGAGCAGCATCACAACCTGATGAGCCATCAAGTGCTCTCGCAATGCCTAAGGAAAATGACGGAACTGCTGATTAACCATCCCGATCCGTCCATGGATTTTGATCGGGGTTTTAGGTGGTTGGTACAAATGACGGCCAGCCGCCTCGATCATCTGTCCGAAGCAACCAAGGACAGCTTGCTCGAACTGATTGAAAACATCACATCTGATCCTTACGAGGATGACGCAGTTGCGCTATTCGAGCAATTGAAGCGTAGCGATGAATTGCTGGCCAAATCAGCGGAAGGGTGGGTCGCAACGCTGGCCGGTGAGCTACCGCTTAAATGCTGCGAAGCACTGTTAAAGAGCTATGTGAGATTGCCGGATGATGTAAAAATCTCAATTGTGGCTTACCTCGACAGCGGTTTCAAAACAGCTTCTCTACCTGCGCGTTTCGATGCCCTTTATCAGATAGCTGTTCGCGCTATCCCAAGTACTTGCTGGAATGAAGCAGAGCTTCAGAGCCATCTCCGAACGGCTCTCAGCCAACTGCCATCCCTGGTATCCAGAGCGTCTAATGAGCTAAGTGTTCTGCTCCAAGGGCTTACTCAGGTCTATTTGAATGCCGAGCCTCCGGTCGTTGCCTCAGGCTTGGAGAATGCTTTCGCCACCGCAGTGAGCTATCCAACGCAGCTTAATACCCTTCACAAATTCTTCGGGGAACATTGGCCTTCGAAGGACTCAGTCACGCCGGGCAACATACCCGAGAGAATTTTCAACGAAGCTGTGACAACCATGACCAGCTATCCTCAGGAGGCAAAGCGAGATGTACTGAACTCATTGCAGAACATGATCGAAGTTGGCATCGTCGCGCCGACCCATCAACCTGAATTGATAACTCTTGCCTGCACGGTGTGGCAAAAACATTCCGCTGAAGCAGAAACCTTTTTGGCGCATACGAAAGCGTCGTTGACCGCTGCCCAGGTCGCTACGCTGGCGGACGCCATAAACTGGGAGTTGGAGGAAGAAGTCGAGCGGCTCGAACAAATTTGGAATAACGTTTCGCAAGGATTAACTGCCGAAGAGCAACGAGCTGCCACTTTGTTGATTTTAGCCAAGGGGCAGCAACTCGGGAAGACTGACCTCCCAGATCAATGTCTCAGCATCTGGACGCGATCTCTGGGTATGAAGGCATACTCCGTGCTTGAGCAAGTGATGTTTGGCAATGGTGTCACAGACGCTACCCAGAGGCGCCTATGGCGACAAATTATTTCCTTAACGCAAAAACCGCCCGCGATGGCACTAGTCGAACTGGCACTGAAGATCCTGGAACAGGCGTCAGCGCCAGAGGTTAGCGCAGCGGTCAATCCCGAATTAAAGTCGATTACCCAGCACTTCACCGATCAAGCTGAGCGTTCAGGCGTAGCGAGCCTGCTGCTCAAGCATGTACCACGATGTCCGTCCATCGCCACTAAAACTAATCTGGCTGATCTGGCGCATAGCCTGGGGTCACCGGCGGTACTGAAAACGGTCGACGCCACATCGTTAACCGAAGACGACTTGAAGGCAATCGCTGAAAAATTTGGTGAAGGGAGAGACATGAAAAGCCTTCGTAAGCGATTTGATAAGGCGGGGGGATGA
- a CDS encoding site-specific integrase codes for MQRSQSGFLGNAKLLEALAPLPPLPSVIRYWDDFADCWKTIRNPEENAWSFEVNGEFLEFDFSSFDGELIHLMKLWLARSASELAGATIKMYFQALQKLDNSLIYTTLDLSLTLPLNVDAKWRREIVTACNNHQLCALKSLLLFCCSQSVGVLNNDSRPRIASLRQHPVDRYASVRSGDVFFDSYEDRKIIDFLDSINDLSKHDLGNVKISLLISACILCICYQLAMRPKQIAKLRIEHLNIFNFEKSHSVQLRFFRGKQRKGTPPIPMLRKIKREWANIFVVLHRRRTTDQAYPQSPGALTDSLFGLTPSGVGSSLTRLTAELGLDGRSSTDFRHSAAQRMVDAGATQEELAEYMGHSWSMTGLVYFESSPTQAERVNRALAISPIYSKIERIARNRTISTEDLSNALPVHQIGGMPHGIPIAGIGMCTLGQGLCAKNPVLSCYGCDRFLAVTNAKIHEEVLEGLRPVVLQFYNASRGENYSPAYSQLQDVLERVENIIDELNGAVDNE; via the coding sequence ATGCAGCGGAGTCAGTCGGGCTTTCTTGGTAACGCAAAACTGCTAGAGGCGTTGGCTCCCCTGCCTCCCCTGCCCTCTGTAATCCGTTATTGGGATGATTTTGCAGACTGCTGGAAAACCATAAGAAATCCCGAGGAAAACGCATGGTCCTTTGAGGTTAATGGTGAGTTCCTAGAGTTTGATTTCAGTTCCTTTGACGGGGAATTGATACACCTGATGAAGTTGTGGCTTGCTCGTTCCGCCTCTGAATTGGCAGGCGCAACCATCAAAATGTATTTCCAGGCACTTCAGAAGCTCGATAATAGCCTTATATATACGACGCTAGACCTCTCGCTAACCCTGCCCCTGAATGTCGATGCTAAGTGGCGGCGCGAAATAGTTACGGCGTGTAATAACCATCAACTATGCGCGCTAAAGTCGCTACTGTTATTTTGTTGTAGTCAATCCGTGGGCGTTCTGAATAACGATTCCAGACCCCGAATTGCGTCACTTCGTCAACATCCCGTGGATAGGTATGCCAGTGTCCGGAGCGGTGACGTATTTTTTGATTCGTATGAAGACCGGAAAATTATTGATTTTCTGGACTCGATCAATGACCTTTCAAAACATGACTTGGGAAATGTCAAAATATCCCTTTTAATCAGTGCCTGTATTTTATGTATTTGCTATCAGCTTGCAATGCGCCCCAAGCAGATTGCAAAACTTAGAATCGAACATTTAAATATATTTAATTTTGAAAAATCCCACAGTGTGCAGTTGCGATTTTTTCGAGGAAAACAACGCAAGGGCACGCCACCTATCCCGATGTTACGAAAAATAAAGCGCGAGTGGGCGAATATATTTGTAGTGTTGCATCGCCGGCGAACCACGGACCAAGCGTACCCTCAATCACCCGGCGCTCTAACCGATTCCTTGTTTGGCCTGACGCCATCAGGCGTCGGCTCATCGCTAACAAGACTCACCGCAGAACTTGGGTTGGATGGACGTAGTAGCACCGATTTCAGGCATAGTGCTGCGCAACGTATGGTGGACGCAGGTGCCACCCAGGAAGAACTAGCTGAATACATGGGGCACAGCTGGTCAATGACCGGGCTGGTTTATTTTGAATCATCACCGACGCAGGCCGAACGAGTGAATCGGGCACTGGCTATTTCTCCGATATATAGCAAAATTGAGCGTATTGCGAGAAACCGAACGATCAGTACTGAGGACTTATCGAACGCACTACCCGTACACCAAATAGGAGGCATGCCACACGGAATACCGATAGCGGGAATTGGCATGTGCACCCTTGGACAGGGACTTTGTGCAAAAAATCCGGTATTGTCATGTTATGGCTGTGATCGTTTCCTAGCTGTCACGAACGCAAAAATTCATGAAGAGGTTCTTGAGGGTTTGCGACCCGTTGTACTGCAATTTTACAATGCATCCAGAGGCGAGAACTATTCCCCCGCTTATTCGCAGCTGCAAGATGTTTTAGAACGGGTGGAAAATATTATTGATGAGTTAAACGGTGCCGTCGATAATGAATAA